The Kocuria turfanensis genome contains the following window.
GGAGGCGAACTCGCCGAGGGTCGAGGGCTCGCCGCGCCAGAAGTCGCGCACGGTGTCGCGGTACTTGCCGTTCCACTCCGTCCACTGGGGCGGGAAGTTGCCCACCTGGTAGCCGCCGGGGCCGATGTCCCACGGCTCGGCGATGAGCTTGACCTGGGAGACGACCGGGTCCTGCTGGACGAGCTCGAAGAACGTGGAGAGCTTGTCGACGTCGTAGAACTCGCGGGCCAGGGTGGCGGCCAGGTCGAAGCGGAAGCCGTCCACGTGCATCTCGGTCACCCAGTAGCGCAGGGAGTCCATGATCAGCTGCAGCGAGTGCGGGTGGCGGACGTTGAGGGAGTTGCCCGTGCCCGTGTAGTCCATGTAGTACTTCTGGTCGTCCTCGACCGTGCGGTAGTAGGCCTGGTTGTCGATGCCCTTCATCGACAGCGTGGGACCCAGGTGGTTGCCCTCGGCGGTGTGGTTGTAGACCACGTCGAGGATCACCTCGATGTCCGCCTCGTGCAGGGCCTTGACCATGGCCTTGAACTCCTGGACCTGCCCGCCGAGGTCGTTGGTGGAGTGGTACTCGTTGTGCGGGGCGAAGAAGCCGATGGTGTTGTAGCCCCAGTAGTTGCGCAGGCCCTTCTCCAGCAGCGTGGAGTCCTGCACGAACTGGTGCACCGGCATGAGCTCGATCGCGGTCACCCCGAGCTTCTGCAGGTGGGCGATCACGGCCGGGTGGGCGACCCCGGCGTAGGTGCCGCGCTGCTCCTCCGGGATCTCCGGGTGGCGCTCGGTGAGGCCCTTGACGTGCGCCTCGTAGATCACGGACTTGTGGTAGGGGGTGCGCGGGGTGCGGTCGCCCTCCCAGTTGAAGAACGGGTTGATCACCACGCCCTTGGGCATGTGCGGGGCCGAGTCCTCCTCGTTGAAGGAGTCCTCCTCCCCGAAGTTGTACGAGAACAGCGGCTGGGCCCAGTCGAACTCGCCCGCGATCGCCTTCGCGTAGGGGTCGAGCAGCAGCTTGGAGGGGTTGCAGCGCTGGCCCGCCGCGGGGTTCCACGGCCCGTGCACCCGGTAGCCGTAGCGCTGGCCGGGCTGGACCGTGGGCAGGTAGCAGTGCCAGACGTAGCCGTCCTGGGCGTCGACCTCGATGCGGGTCTCCGTCCCGTCGTCGTCGAACAGGCACAGTTCGACCTTCTC
Protein-coding sequences here:
- the glgX gene encoding glycogen debranching protein GlgX, with amino-acid sequence MEVWPGQPYPLGATFDGTGTNFALFSEVAEKVELCLFDDDGTETRIEVDAQDGYVWHCYLPTVQPGQRYGYRVHGPWNPAAGQRCNPSKLLLDPYAKAIAGEFDWAQPLFSYNFGEEDSFNEEDSAPHMPKGVVINPFFNWEGDRTPRTPYHKSVIYEAHVKGLTERHPEIPEEQRGTYAGVAHPAVIAHLQKLGVTAIELMPVHQFVQDSTLLEKGLRNYWGYNTIGFFAPHNEYHSTNDLGGQVQEFKAMVKALHEADIEVILDVVYNHTAEGNHLGPTLSMKGIDNQAYYRTVEDDQKYYMDYTGTGNSLNVRHPHSLQLIMDSLRYWVTEMHVDGFRFDLAATLAREFYDVDKLSTFFELVQQDPVVSQVKLIAEPWDIGPGGYQVGNFPPQWTEWNGKYRDTVRDFWRGEPSTLGEFASRITGSADLYEHSGRRPFASINFVTAHDGFTLRDLVSYNEKHNDANGEGNNDGESHNRSWNCGVEGPTDDPEVLGLRARQQRNFLATLLLSQGTPMVLHGDELGRTQNGNNNTYCQDNELSWIDWDTMDGPLTEFVAAVTQLRHQHPTFRRSNFFDGRPVEMDEDDAGRPMPDIAWLNTDGSPMKPADWDEPLSRSLGMWLNGHGIAGVDMRGRPITDVNFIVYFNSNPEAVKYKLPPARYGRQWEEILDTAGKHSDGQIRKARSSITLEGKSTVVLRAYEAPEEEPDASVAASVAVYSRTPTDQ